In Pelecanus crispus isolate bPelCri1 chromosome 13, bPelCri1.pri, whole genome shotgun sequence, the DNA window AAGTCAAAGCTTGCTTTCCTAATAGCCTTGTTAAAAGGCTGCTTTCATGCCTGTGAAGTCCCAGAAAACTCTCAGGTGTGAAGTACCAGATCCCCACTGGCAAGTGCTGCCTTTCTACATTATTTTAACTGTGCAGAGTGCTGGAAATAGTTTGAGAAAGCCGAGAAAAGGATCATGAGGAGCTTCGGTGCTGCCTTTGGTCATAGAAGTTCCCAAAGTATCTCCAGCTCCTAAGTCAATAATCTTTCTGCTCCGCTGGCCACAAAAAGCACCATCTGTAATCACAGATAAAACCCAGCAGCTTGCTTCTCTGCCAGGCTAATTAATAAGTGTGGTGACCTCCCTAGGGCTAATTGTGTTCTGTCGGTGGGACAGAGGAAAAGAGTCCAGCAGGGTTGCCTGGTATTTCAGCACTCAGCTTACTGACATAGTTTtaaatggtttttattttattgtgacTGTGTGATTCCAGAGCTAGGATGGCTGCAGAGTGTATGTCTAACACACAGTTTCTGATCTGCAGGTGAATGATGTGATAGAAAGGTGCTGCTAGCACATGATTTTCCTGCAGAACTTCCCTTTCCACCAGCACCAACATGCAAAGCAACTACTCCCTTGTTGTCACCACCAGAGAAACTCTCCAAGTCCTCTGTACAGCTCTGGCAAACTCATCGGCTACATTGCACTTGATCCCTCCCTGTCCATTTACCTCATCAGATTATCAGTTTTCACTAATTCCAGCACTATTCTCTGTGGTTTTTGTTCTTGGGTTGGTTGGCAACAGTGTGGTGGTTGTGGTGCTTTGTCGTCACAGTGGCTCCAAAACAGTTGCTAATATCTACATTTTCAACCTGGCCATGGCGGATTTGCTGTGCCTCGCCACCCTTCCCTTCTGGGCTACCTACTACGCGCAGGGGTACAACTGGCTCTTCGGGTCTCTCGTGTGCAAAATCTCCAGCTCTGTCCTGTGCCTGAACATGTTTGCaagtatatttttcattacatgCATGAGCATGGACCGGTACCATGCTATTGTCCGTCCTATTCGCTCTCAAAGAAGAACTCCACAACAAGCTTATTTTATAGCATTGGTTGTGTGGGGCCTTGCCTGTTTGTCCTCCCTCCCAACTTTTTATTTCCGTGACACACACTACATTGAAAGCTTGGGGGTCAATGCTTGCATTATGGCCTTTCCTCATGAGAATTATGCAAAATGGTCTATGGCAACAGCCTTCCTGAAAAATGCACTTGGCTTCTTCATCCCCTTGACAGTGATCACCACTTGCTACATCTGGATCAGGAGGCACTTGCTCAAAGCACAGGAGTTTgggaaaaacaagcagaagaggGACAAAGTCCTAAAGCTGGTGGCTGCTGTTGTTGTGGCCTTCTTAATTTCCTGGCTCCCATTccacattttaacatttttggaTGCCTTGGCTCATATGAACATCATTAACAACTGTGACGTGACAGTGATCATCGACACAGCGCTGCCGTTCGGCCTCTGCATGGCATTTGCCAACAGCTGCATCAACCCTTTGCTGTACTGCTTTATTGGGAACCAGTTCCAGGAGAAGCTCCATCGCTTGTTTAAACGACGAGTTTATCAGTTCAACAGCCATCAAGAGAGCTCTTCTTTGAGGAAAGGGAGCTGCTTCAGAGACACTGAGACCCCCATGGACAGGAAAGGGGGGCCTGAGTCCTTGCTGTAGGCATCAGGGCATGATGTGGGGCGATGTGGGTGTGCAGCTGGCTGTCCCTGCAGTGGTGACACTCCTCTCTCCTGTTCCCTTCATTTTGTGACCATTAATTCACCTGCTGTTTGAAGGAGAACCTCTTTTTCTCTTACATGGGGAtttattcttccttcctttccacaaTGAGCACTTAAGTTTTACATAAAGGGAAGATTCTAGCAAATAATATATTGATGGCATTTTAAATATCAGCTTGTGTGTGGCTGAGATCAGGCGACTGTTTAGTGTAacacaaaaagacaaaatataccAAAGGACCATTGCACAATAGCTACAGTTGTGTAGGTGCTGAGTATTATACCCTAAGCTGATTTTCTAAAAGAGATTCTTACTAGAGAATGTGTAAATAAAGCAGTGCAGATACCTCTGCATCTatctgtaagaaaatattttgacctTTATTtcagagatatatatatatttaaatatatgacTAGAGATGTTGTATGTAAAATGCATCAAATATACCTCCTGCTTGATTAGGCTTGGGATCCTGAGAACAGGTGGAGACATGTTTCTGCAAactgctggaggaaggagagtATTCTTGGGGGAAAGTACAACCATGTGCATGTTTTTATACCTTTGTCATAGCAGGTAATAGGTTGGCAGGCCAGATGGTCTTTTTCTTTGATCCAGTGTGGCCACTTTTGACAGTAATGCCCCAGGAACTGAACATCCTATGTCCCACTGCTATGTGGGCATGCTGAGTCCCACACACTGTCCAGCAGCCTTTGAGGAAAGGAGTTGCTGCTTGTCTAGactttttgcatttcaaatgttGACAGAAAACCTAAGTGACTCTCTCTTGATACCCAGAAGGAAAACCATGATGTGACTTTCCTAAGACTTACCCACATCTCAGTATGGGATTTTActcatgtcgtggtttagccccagccagcaactaagcaccatgcagccgctcgctcactccccctaccctgatgggatggggaagagaatcggaggagtaagagtgagaaacactcctgggttgagataagaacagtttaataattgaaataaagtaaaatagtaatgataataataacaatataataatgataataacaataataatatacaaagcaagtgatgcacaatgcaattgctcaccacccgccgacgaatacccagacagttcccgagcagcaatcgctgctccccggccaacccccccagtttatatactgagcatgatgtcatatagtatggaatagccctttggtcagtttggatcaactattctggctgtgccccctcccagtttcttgtgcacctggcagagcatgggaagctgaaaagtccttgactagcataagcagtacttagcaacaactaaaaacatcagcgtgttatcaacattcttctcctactaaatccaaaacacagcactatgcctgctgctaggaagaaaattaactctatcccagctgaaaccaggacaactcatttgcaaataaaacaaagagggggaaaaaagagtatTTGGCAAATACTAATTCCACTTTGAGGTTGCTTTTgatgtttatttgaaattttcttttgctggggAGATACTGGTCCTTTTGGACCCTTCAGAAAGGATCAGGTTTGATAGGCTCAATCTAAAAGAGAGACCTGTTAGCACCTTGCTCAATTCCCAGCAGGTTGTTCCCAGGCTGGGTGACCCAGGGCAACCGAAGGATTGTTAGCTTCAGGGAATTCTCTCTGAGAAGTTCCTCTTGAGGCTTGTGTTAGCAGTTTTGGGTCCATGGGTCAGAAATTATACCTGCTGGTTGGGTAACCAGCAGGCTGGCCTCCCTGGAAATCTCAACACTGGATGGTACCTGGAAGCCTTGGGAACCTTGGTGCAGGAGCCATCCTTCACCATTAGGATGGGGGTAAGTTTCTTTGCTGGTGCCTGTGAAAATGGGGTTATGCAAGAAATGTGCTGGTCGCAGAGTGATGCAAGATGAAAAGATTATGCAGAACATGGCAAAACAGGGGCTTGACCACAAATAACCCcttctccctgtcctggtttggtGTTCTGTAATGGGGTATGTAGCTGGAGAGATGCTTGTCCCAGAAAGTGGAAGAGCCACTAACGCTTCTCCCCTggaatgtttttgttaaaaatgttcCAAGGAGCTAATAGTGTCTGGGGCATGGGATATTTCTGGAAGGACAAACCATTGATTGCTTAGCAATGAGCACAACACCACAGTCATgctacagcaaaacaaatcatCGTACTAAGAAAATTACCAGGTGTTCAAAGTGGCAGGCTCAGAGGAGGAATAAGAGGTTGTGGAGGCTTTTGAACTTTGCTGCAATACAGGTCAGTAGTGAACACAACTGTGCCATTAATTGGCATCTTTGTAGTCTCAAAACAAAAGTTAGACTACACCATCTGACCTCAGTGGTACCTGTACTTCAGCTGTATCCATGCTGAACGTAAACACAGACTGCATGTTTTCTACACGTCAGTTTGGACCTGCtcaaaaagaacagtttttaaCAACTATCATGCCTTCTGCCTGGTGTGCAGACCTATGCAGATAGGGAAATACTACAGGAATCTGAAACCCAGTGCCAGCTGCATTTACACATGTGAGAGGTAGAGCGAATGAGGAAAAGGTTTCCCGAGGAGAGAGAAGCAATGCAGCATctcccactgctgcagctggagggcagGCATTAATGACCGCTTGCCAGGGCTGAGGCAGCTGCACTCTCCtagaaacaaggaaacaaagaaagagtATTAAATTGGAGGCCAAACTGAGAGGGGAGGAAAACTTCTTCTTTCAAAATCCAGTTTCAAAAGAAGTCTACCCTGAAGGTCATGTTCTGCAAGAGTGACAAACCATGGGACCCCATGAGCTTGGCAGTGTGACATTTCTGTTTGCCAGATCTGCCTTATACTTCTAATAGGTCATAAATTTGAGTAGCGTGGTTAAACACACACCCAAAAATCTCTGTTTGGAGAGGAACCTGAGATGAAAGTGGGGGAGGTGCTGTATCAAgggttttgctttatttttagagcAAATTGAATAATGTTGAGCTCTATGAATTTCTTCCATCATAGTCAAATTTCTCATGGCactttttaaggatttttaatggaaaatttgggtttttttcacagtttcagCATGTTGTGTTTAGTTTTCCAGGATTTTCCGCAAAAGAATGAGGACAAAAATTtaagtaggtttttttctttgcaaatttataagctacttttttcctttcaagagaACATTTTGTTGATATTTTCAAACAATTCTAATAGTTGTGCAGTGCTACAGCCTCTCTCTGTCAGACCCCAATTCTGCCTCCCACCCCAGTCCTTTGCAAGCCCTGTGTTCCCTTAGGCAATCCTAGAAAATGTAGACAGCCTGTCCAAGACAGGAGCCCTGCAGCTCTTTGGCACAGTGTGCAAGCCTGGGAGCCCTGCTCAGGCCAGCCTGGCCATCCTGCAGCCCCCTGTGCCTGCCCTAGAGCAATTCACACAATTTCAGCAGAGACATTGGGAGTGCATGTGGATGCTCAGTGCCTTGCTCACTCTGCAAGCACAGTGAGATGAATTTGTGAGCAACAGCTGGATTTTAGCTGGGGCTGCACCTACTCTGCCCTGCCATGGTGCAGTCAACAGCCCATGGGCCAGAGAAACAAGCCCCTCTCTGTGCACCCAGCTGGATCCTGCAGCAGGCAGACGTGAGGAAGGCACATCCCAGGACCTTGCTGAATGGAGCAGCCCTTCCCAAAAGCAGCAGTCATTTTCCTCCAAGGGAAGGAGATTTGAGACAAGAGCCGTGGGTGCAGTGGGAAAGCCTGCTGTGGAAGTGGTGCATTGTGATCTACCAGGTGGAAACACTGATGGGGTTTGGAGTCAAAGCTGAGAGAAGGTTTTCTTTGGAGAGGGGAATGTCCTGGAGCACTTTTGGGCCTGTCAGTGGGTCTTTCGCCAAAGAGGGATGGAAGGGATGGTTTCCTACAAGAGTTGGTCTGTCTTTGTCATATTTGCACAGCAAATCCTCTTTGTGGCTTCTTTTTCTAGCTGTAGTTGATTACTCCCAGCTTAAATGAATTGCAGAAAGAGTCTCAGTCCAAACTGAGCATCCTGTGTGTGTCCCTGAGCTGACTTCAATATATGAAGCAGAGAAAGTCACTGGCATTTATTAGCATGAGCTAGTGCTGGGTGGTGAGCTAAATGCTTTGTTTATGTAAGATATACAATAAGAAATGTTTGGTACAGCATGTTCTCCCTGAGAAGTCAACACAGCCTGAGCCTGTGCTGGCACCCACTCAGCACACTTGTCCTGTTCCTCAGGCCAGATTTTGGGCAGGAATATCATCTTGCCACCCTGTAGCCGACTGCCACAACTTGGCTGCCCTTCACAACACATCCCCTTGTCCTGGatgaaggacaaggaggtgCCATGGAGCAATTGAACTGCTCACGTTTCCCTGTGAAAATGAGGAGTCTTGGATACTGTATTTGAGACTCCTGGTGGGAACGCAGGAAACCTGAAGCGTGGGGATTGAGGTGGTCTGGCACTTTTCCTCCATGCTGGCAGACTTGCTGCTCTCATCTCAAATCTCCTTCCCTCGGAGGAAaatggctgctgcttttgggaAGGGCTGCTCCATTCAGCAAGGGCCTGGGATGTGCCTTCCTCATGTCTGCCTGCTGTGGGATCCAGCTGGGTGCAACAGAGAGAGGCTTGTTTCTCTGACCCATGGGCTCTGCCGGGAAGGGTTTGTGAGTGTCTTTGGCTTTGTCTTATCAGATACCTGTCTACAGAAGGAGCCCAGGGCTGCTGTCTTCAACATCACATATCCTCTCGTCTGGGTACAGTGGTGAGCCTATCACGTCGCTGTTCAGCAGAGCATCCAGTGAGGTACCTGGCTGAGAGCCACCACTCCCCCCTGTTTGCTAGACTTCGTTAGaatcaaaacaggaaagaaaaaaaaaaaaaaaacagagtaaaactTGAGATTTGTTTATGGAATACAgcaggtttgtgtgtgtgtgtttaaaggGAAGTATGCTTAACCCTGTGGGATatccagctgccagcagcaagcCTGTGTGCTAGGTGAATCCTCACCTAATGAGGTGTTTGCAGACCTTCTCCCACACCGGCATTTCCACATCTGTAATCACCACTTTGCAGTATTGCACTGCTCTCAGCTTCACCGCCACTGGGAATCAGGGCTGTGGAGTGCTGGGCCTGTGTTTCAGTGGGGGCACACCCGCTGCCATGGAGTGTAAGGATGGGAACCAGGGGGGCTTACATGTCTTCTGCATGGGAAGCCCAGAGGCACCTCCCCACAGCACTCCTGTCCTTGATAACCCATAGGACaaccatccctccctccctctttctccaTGCCCAAGCTGCAATGCTGCTTGCTTCAAATGTCAGCCCTTGCATCTGCCAAAGACCATAGACGGTGGTGTAACTCCTTCAGCTtccaaaaccagcttttccGTCTTTGCTGTCTGTCTGCCACTGGGAGTGATGTGGGTCAAGAAGCCAGGAGGCAATTGCACAGGCCTGGCTAAAATGTTTCTGGACCTTGGTCTTGGAGCGGAGAGCCCTGGGACAGGGAGCAAGCCAGCGTCTCTCATTGCCTCTTTCAAATGTTTACTTTCCACTTCCTCTTCAGCTGAGACACAATCTGAATTTGACACTATAAGGTCTGGATAGAACTCTGTTAATCCCCAAAACATTTCAGAGGGACAAAGCAGAGTAATACGGAAGTGGATGAAGGTCATGACATTAATTTTCCTGCTGTGAGATATATCTGAACATaccccctctcccctgctgACAACTGGTAGCTCTTCAGTTTAAGCAAACATAAATTTGCGAACCTCTGCCCCATGCCTATAAGACAAGCAGTTATGGGAAATCAGGATCCCGTGTGAGTTTTGGCTTTAAGAACTGTAAATtcaagtattttattgtatttacaGCAAATAAGAAAATCAACAATACCCAACCCAATGAATCGCAACAGTGCAAATGCAACTTATCCAACACAGCTGCCAAGTCAACATGATAGACAGCTAAAATGAAACAGAGGATGAGGCTGTCTCTAGAAATCAGACTCACCTTGTGACAAATGTAAGAAGCCTTTCtagcaggaaggaaaatgttatAATCATTAAAGGCATTTAGGCAGAGATTTATTGGTATATAAGATACAATTACTGTTGAATGATGTGTGAGAGAGCTTGCAGAGACAATGCAATGAAATAGAAAGATGTCACATTCATATAATATATCCAtaaggaagcagaagcagaagcagcacattattattgctgtttagACTTTGGTTTAACAGTGTCTTCTGCATTCCCTAGGGATGCCTCTGAGGTTGTGCTCTGAAGCTATCTGCCCACACATAATGCAGTTCATTCGTCATGGAGGAAGTACATGTGTGTAAATGTGTTGTGCTGGAAGCATGGGGCTAAACTCTGAAATAACTTGCCTGTGCCCTAAACTTGCCCCTTGCTTCGCTGCAGGATGGCATGTGGGCGGCTGGCATGTGAGCCCTGAGGCTGAGCAGTGGCGAGCCATCAGCCACAAccatccctgccccaggcactccGGGGTGACCTGATAGCTGTGGTGCAGTGCCATAAGCAATGCACAGCTTCCTTCAAGAAGCACAGCAAAACATCTGCATTAAGCATTAGGAGAGTATCCAAACATGCAGCTCTTTCGCAATGACAGGAAAGTGAGAATTATGAATACGGCATGTGCTCGGCATGCAGCTGTGTCATGACAGAGTAGAAAAAATGTAGGAACTACCACTGTCTCTGGAGAAAATTAAGCACTTCATCTGTAGTCTTAAAATCTGTTGCTTCCCAAAATCTTTGATGAAATTATGTTTATGTAGCATGCAACTGTTCAGGGTCTTCATTTGCAGGAGAACATGGTaggttttctttgcagatgCTGAGCAGCATTACTCTGTATTGTTTGACTTGCTGTGGTAAGTGCTTTAAGGAGTTTTACACGTAACGAAATAGATCTCATGACCCTCAGGATGCTAGCATCTTAGCCTGCAAATGCCTTCACTGACTGCAGCAAGGCTTTTTCCGAAGGAAGGACATCGCAATTTGGCTCTCTATACAAATCTCTATGGTTGTGAACTCCAGGGTTTTAGAGCGTCATGAATCCCTTTTTAATCATAAAGTGCTGAATGTCCTTGTTTTACTGTATTAACTGTTTCCTTTTAGATGAGTACAATGTGCAGAATTTGTTCTTCAAAGTGCTTGTGCTTCTTTGGAAGAGGATTCCTCCATGTGCAATTCAGTATGCAGTAAACATGTTTGACAATTTCCACTTAAGAATGTACTTTCAGACCCAGATAGACTTTGTAATGAGTCAACATGTTTAATAGTaaaaggatttgtttttctttcaaatcagtGGTAATAGACTGCTGCAGTTCAGAACATGTGGGCTTTTATTAGGGAAATGATACAACCCAAGGGAGTTGTTTTCAAGGACAAGTCTAGGAAAAAAGACTTTAGAGTATGATACTATATGTGTTATATTAACCGGGGAGAGCCCCATGGACACCACTGGCTCTCAGCCTGGGATCTGGCAGTCtttcatcttattttattttgatcttCATCCCCTGCAGGAATGCAAAGAGATCTTTCTTTCATCTACTGGAACACCCAAAACATAAATTACTCAGAAGAGTCAGGAATGTTTATTCCTTCAGCTCTGAGTCCAGCATGGATCTGAACTACAAGACAACTAACTGCTTTTCTAGCTACTACCTACTTTTCTGCTGAGATTTGATTCTTTGCAGGTAACTCTTTCTAGGATGAACTGGAAACAGAAACGGATAATGAAAACAGATAGGAAAGTTCTTAATGTAGCTAATTCAGCTGCAAGAGTACCCAGAGCAGACTTCATGCTGAAGGCAAGTGCAGATTTTATCCATACCCAAGCTGGGTGGGAAATTATGTTGCTGTTGATTGCTAAGACAGCATTTGGGTTAAGCAAGACTCTTTTAAGGCAtaccatcaaaaaaaaaagtctgccaTTTGAAAAAATGTCAGGTTCATGTGGAACGAACAGGGTGGATTCAGCATGAGGGTCTGTTGAAAGCCTCTGAATAATTACTGAGGAATGTTCCCAGGTTTTCCTTGGGTCACAGAGCAGGTGACAGTGCTGAGGACTTGTTCTGGTGCATTGGGATACTGGTAACACATGGCCCAGTGAATCAAGCTAGATGCGGTTGAGACACATGAAGAATTGAAAGGTTGTTCCCAGAGCTCCCTCCTACTACGGATCCTGTCATAAATCTTTGCTGTGTTCATGTTGCCACCTGTGCCTGTTCTATAATCTTTGTCATAACATTACTGCAGGTATGTGTGTTAGACCAGCTGAAAATATAACAGTAAATTCAGTAACATTATATTCAGTAACATTTAACATCGTCTCTGAACAGCTCATAATAAAGTAGCATAACGCTGGCAGTTAACATCTACAGCTTTCTTGCAGAGCATTTACTTTGCCCTTGCTCCCTTTGTGTCTCCAAGCTCTTTATAGATCCAATATTTAATGAAAGCACATAGGGGAAATTGGTCTTCAGCTTCATTGTGATCTTAAACCCTCCCTGTCAGTGGTTCAAGAAGAAAAGTACTCCAAAGAAGCAGTGAAGCTAAGTCAGAggtacagcagcacagcagggcaaAGGGAGAGCTATATATTCTCCATGCAGTGACCAAAAGAAGTCACTAACCACTTTCCTCTTCACAGGGGTATCTGTATTACTCCCCAGAGAAGCAGCCTGTTGTAGCTCACCCTTGTACTGGCTCCTCTTTTAGTGGCTCTCCAGGCTCCAGTCTTCATTCTCTGCCTGGCATGAAGCATTTATCTGCTCTGTAAACAGATTAATCCCATTTCTACTAATGGAGGAAGTTGCTGTTCAGCCACACCATGGCAAAACAACCTTTATTTTCTCATATGATTTCACATAACAGCACATACTGCTCTAAAGGCTGAACATGCTTGCAGGCATTTGTTTAGCACAAAGCCTATCCTGCAGAAGCACAGTGATTTTGCAATAAAGTGATTGTGCTTTCTGTGGTTGGGAAATACTGAAAGGCAAATTAAGAACACCTGTCTGGAAGCCATTTTGCCAGAGTGCTCTCTTGCTGTAGGCAATGCCTCATTTCCTCCTTAGCCTCTTCAAGAAAGCTAAATGCTCCAATTAAACTATTATGTGCTGGTCCCTGCATCAGAAACCTCAGTCCCATTAGATTTTTTTACCATCCATGAAAGTCTCTTAAATGCTCCTTGTTTCATcacaattttctgcttttgcagcccACTTGACAGCAAGAGGACAGACACACTATTGGAGGGCATGAGCTTCGTTCAAAGCAGGAAGTGAGGCTCTGAATGCTTTTTTGGATCTCACCTGGGAAAAACTAGGCAGAGCAGAGTAACTATTCTATCTTCACATCCTCTTCCCTTCTGTATGGTGTTGCATCTATGAGTTGGATGAAGGGACATTGTGGGTTTTTATCTTCAGGAATAAAATACTATGTGTACTTCCTTGGAGGTTGCTGTGTGGCTAAAACATTGTTCAAGGCTCAGGCTGCAAGCCAAATTACAGATATTCAGTTCTGTATTCTGAGTTACAGTGAATGCATTCCTGTTAGGAAATAATGAACTGTTTTGCAATATTCATATTAAAACCCTATCAAACAAAGTTCTGTAAATTCGCTTAATgagtttttttacttttggttAAGTGCTTAGATGATATAATGACACATCAGAcctctgaaagaagaaagaggccACCTAGTGTCAAATTacaggctgctgcagaaaacCATCTGCTTGGAAGGTACAAAAAGATAACTTCAGTGTAATAATAATACtatttgtgggtttgtttttttttttttttttttaaaagagagttGGACATGGAAAATCAGATTGCAATCGGCTGTACTTTAAAAAGCTCAGCATGTCTATTTTATGGGTGGATTTACTGTTTATCATAAAAAAGAGTGAGATTTGGCAGGCTTTAAGTTACTGAAAGTTCAGTGTAGTGCTCAGAAGAAGAGCGGTTCCACTCTGTTTGGTAACTATACTGACATATTTGTGAAAACCCCACTACCCCACAGAATACTATCAAAACTGAATGAGAGGTGAAGGGTAATTGAACAAATATTCATGAAAGGTAATCAGTGGTGCCAGACCAGCTGCTAGGGCACTATAGAAAATCCCTGTGGGCTGCTCTCATCTGTGAGGAGAGATACCACTGGCACTGCAGGACCTCTGGCTTCCTTTACATTCAGTGGTGAAAAAGGTGCCCCAGAAGTTTGTTTCATGTTTGATAAGTCTGAATTGCCTGCTGACATTGCTCCTCTTTCTGCATTGAACTTTAAGGGAGTTTATAGCTACTGGTATGTTTGCACAAGGAAATTGGGCTCCTAGCTGGCTATGCTTAATCTCACTTGGATGACTTAAGGTAGATGATGTGAATCGCTCCCCAAGGCATGTATCAAACACGTCTGTTAAGTATTGGTCTTGCATGTTTTAGGGGTTCACCCAGGCTTCCAGTGATGCCCTTGCTTTCAAAGGGAATCTACTGTATAGAGAGTGCAGGGTAATCTGGATACATACAACCACTGTAGGGAAATGCCTGTATCCATCTGGAATGAGCCTGTCCATACAACATGAAACAATTTccctgggagaagaaaaaacacttttccaTGTTCCCTTCTGAGGCATGGTGTTATCCAAAAAGATGGTTGAAACAATTAAAGTTCTGAAGTTTTAGATTTGTCATATTTTGGTGCTTAGTTTCTCTTGTTACTCACTGGCAGCTGGAACCTTCTCACAGTTTACTACTTTCCAAATTAGACCCTGAGTATCTTCTTTGAAGCACCCAGAAATGGAAGTGCCCAGAATCAATGTCTCTGTGCACTTGTGCCCATTTTATTGTATTCAAGcaatataatgaaaatacttCCTCACTACAAATATTCACTATGCACAACAGGACTTTATTTTAGTAGTGTCTGCAAGCACAGGGAATGCTAGCATGGGACTTCACAAGTCATCGTATGTTGCCCATATTATGGTCCCTGGTGGCATGGAATTCCAGTAaggtcagttttattttttacatagCTATAATAGGAGTAGAGTTCTGTTGTACATGACTTCTCAAAAAAATTCTACATAGAAGTAAAGGGTAAGACAGAAGACAAGGTAAGATTCTATCTAAGATTACACATTGATGAAATCAGCTTTGTTCGGTGTTTGAGGCATTTTGCTGCAGGCATAAATTGTTGTTTTCTAGATTAGGTGGGcatagcaaaaataataattttttaaaagtagcatAAACtcggagaaaaaaaaacacattcaaaTGACTCAGTGTGACAAACTCCATGGATATGAATATTAGTTTATAcctaaatgaaatatttaatatgttTGGAAAATGCTTGTGGCAGTTTCATGTGGCAATTCCAGCCTTCTTGCATATTTCAGTAGAAGCTCTAATTCAGTCTGGTACCTATGTGggtattaaattaatttcagagcAAAACAGTTTGGTTTCTATTTTCTGGAACCTAAGTTAGTCATAACTTAATAGGAGCAGAAGTCGTCAGTGCCTGACTTTAATGCCTCCCAGTTATTTGGCTCATACCAAGTCTATCCCAGGTGGGCTGTTAGATATGTCCTCTGTTCGTGAATAGTACAGTTCACATAGGCTAGTGTGAGCTTAGAT includes these proteins:
- the AGTR2 gene encoding type-2 angiotensin II receptor; amino-acid sequence: MQSNYSLVVTTRETLQVLCTALANSSATLHLIPPCPFTSSDYQFSLIPALFSVVFVLGLVGNSVVVVVLCRHSGSKTVANIYIFNLAMADLLCLATLPFWATYYAQGYNWLFGSLVCKISSSVLCLNMFASIFFITCMSMDRYHAIVRPIRSQRRTPQQAYFIALVVWGLACLSSLPTFYFRDTHYIESLGVNACIMAFPHENYAKWSMATAFLKNALGFFIPLTVITTCYIWIRRHLLKAQEFGKNKQKRDKVLKLVAAVVVAFLISWLPFHILTFLDALAHMNIINNCDVTVIIDTALPFGLCMAFANSCINPLLYCFIGNQFQEKLHRLFKRRVYQFNSHQESSSLRKGSCFRDTETPMDRKGGPESLL